From Toxotes jaculatrix isolate fToxJac2 chromosome 1, fToxJac2.pri, whole genome shotgun sequence, a single genomic window includes:
- the ccpg1 gene encoding cell cycle progression protein 1 isoform X1: MSETSSDAESSCGWTIISNEGSDIETLGLEAAVEYAAEVLECPPVEEEKLQDTQASASGDGRVEERSADSLDDTLGERNVVETLCAAEAGDKAAGKEHVSLLSSSDHSDIVTLGDLKEDEHADVEEEAAASEEFYLGTSCSSQYTFTAADTAGLMMSHWKLPQSLVNLGHHLRSQLTGGRSFAVFPAQQPTVTNSSSSEDEAGRSASTVIRRRRVRKSTTSVVTEPEEEEEEEGLESGLSEEEKEEEEEVQEEKLQEEQAEVRPAAALDVRIQGQGSSILNKCILLALIIAISMGFGHFYGTVQIQERQKIVEKIRVNELDGVRDLLQQHVQEQPFTNQWGDLSLKDLDEQKVISLLTEVIEKIKKENQEINIKQAHVQAQRDNLEMLLKQKTEERTNIVAQQQRLTAENQRLKNSLEREEKSLSTLQEELRNLRSKIRDLEAMGAGADTLLSENQRLKEQLEEEKQLIRNFHAQRDDFTAEAQTLRKKLDKEKRITDELRREMNLLRSHIPGAGKDAGTEADELQSRLMDLEKRLSFEQQRSDLWERLYVETKEERAKGDTESKVKKPKEGMAGKVKETFDAVKNSTKEFVHHHKEQIKKAKEAVKENLRKFSDSVKSTFRHFKDSASTFINKARGFYKKRCDDKNTKESWQHRSHKPHHRHSHKYDDSFRSNHNTRKSGYKVHEDRGQSSHKASLKGCAGVFDCAYRESMSLFNTAMEPIRADEFYQLLQSYLQQEVDHFHHWKELEMFINNFFHNGVFIHDQMLFTDFVSGVEDYLVDMHEYHGLDDDVFGDLDDYVYRHFFGEAYTKSYGPSGPFERPDTDSKEETRSKHQQRKQQRARSRPHSERKWSRSGRNADRHMADVKIELGPMPFDPKY, translated from the exons ATGTCAGAGACGTCAAGTGATGCAGAGTCGTCCTGTGGCTGGACAATTATTAGTAATGAG GGTTCAGATATCGAGACACTGGGGTTGGAGGCTGCAGTGGAATATGCAGCTGAGGTGTTAGAGTGCCCTCCAGTGGAGGAAGAAAAGCTACAAGACACACAGGCCTCTGCATCTGGTG ATGGGCGTGTTGAAGAGAGAAGTGCTGATTCACTTGACGACACACTGGGAGAAAGAAACGTAGTTGAGACACTGTGTGCAGCCGAG GCTGGAGACAAAGCTGCGGGGAAAGAGCACGTGTCTTTGTTGTCCTCCAGCGATCACTCCGACATTGTGACTCTGGGAGACTTGAAGGAGGACGAGCACGCAGACGTGGAGGAAGAGGCAGCAGCCAGCGAGGAGTTTTACCTCGGCACGTCCTGCAGCAGCCAGTACACCTTCACTGCTGCAGACACTG CAGGTTTGATGATGAGTCACTGGAAACTTCCACAGAGTTTGGTGAACTTAGGCCACCATCTGAGAAGTCAGCTCACTGGAGGCCGCTCTTTTGCAG TTTTCCCGGCGCAGCAGCCCACAGTGACAAACTCAAGCAGCAGTGAGGACGAGGCAGGGCGAAGTGCTAGTACCGTCATACGAAGACGAAGGGTGAGGAAGAGTACTACGAGCGTTGTGACAGAgcccgaggaggaggaggaggaggaggggctggAATCTGGTCTGagtgaagaggagaaggaggaagaagaggaggttcAAGAGGAGAAGCTACAAGAGGAACAGGCTGAAGTTAGACCTGCAGCCGCTCTGGATGTCCGAATCCAAGGACAGGGCAGCAGCATCCTCAACAAGTGCATCCTGCTCGCCCTCATCATAGCCATCAGCATGGGCTTTGGTCACTTCTATG GCACAGTCCAGATtcaagaaagacagaaaattgtGGAGAAGATCAGAGTGAATGAGCTCGATGGTGTGAGGGATCTGCTTCAGCAGCATGTTCAAGAACAGCCTTTCACAAACCAG TGGGGAGACTTAAGCCTGAAAGATCTGGATGAGCAAAAGGTCATTTCGCTGCTCACAGAGGTGATTGagaagataaagaaagagaacCAGGAGATCAACATCAAACAGGCTCACGTTCAG GCCCAGAGGGACAACCTGGAAATGTtgctgaaacagaaaactgaggAGAGGACTAACATCgtggctcagcagcagaggctgacaGCTGAAAACCAGCGGCTGAAAAACTCACTGGAACGTGAAGAAAAGTCTTTGTCCACCttacaggaggagctgagaaaCCTGCGCTCTAAGATTAGAGATCTGGAGGCGATGGGAGCTGGAGCCGACACGCTGCTGTCGGAAAACCAGAGGCTGAaagagcagctggaggaggagaagcagctgaTCAGAAACTTCCACGCTCAGAGGGACGACTTCACGGCTGaagcacagacactgaggaAGAAGCTCGACAAGGAGAAGAGGATCACGGATgagctgaggagagagatgaatCTTCTGAGAAGTCACATCCCTGGAGCTGGAAAGGATGCCGGTACAGAGGCAGACGAGCTACAGTCACGTCTGATGGACCTGGAGAAGAGACTGAGCTTCGAACAACAACGTTCTGACCTGTGGGAGAGGCTGTATGTGGAAACCAAAGAAGAAAGAGCCAAAGGAGACACAGAGTCCAAAGTGAAAAAACCAAAAGAGGGCATGGCAGGGAAAGTGAAGGAGACATTTGATGCTGTAAAAAACTCCACCAAGGAGTTTGTCCACCACCACAAAGAACAGATTAAGAAAGCAAAGGAGGCTGTGAAGGAGAACCTGAGGAAGTTTTCAGATTCTGTCAAATCAACTTTTCGACACTTCAAGGATTCAGCTTCAACCTTCATCAACAAGGCCAGAGGCTTTTATAAGAAGAGATGTGATGACAAGAATACGAAAGAGTCATGGCAGCACAGATCCCACAAGCCTCATCACAGACACTCGCACAAATATGACGACTCCTTCCGGAGCAACCACAACACTCGGAAATCAGGGTATAAAGTTCACGAAGATCGAGGTCAAAGCAGCCACAAAGCCAGCTTGAAAGGATGCGCCGGGGTTTTTGACTGCGCCTACCGGGAGTCTATGAGTCTCTTCAACACGGCCATGGAGCCAATCAGAGCGGACGAATTTtaccagctgctgcagagctacCTGCAGCAGGAGGTCGACCACTTCCACCACTGGAAGGAGCTGGAGATGTTCATCAACAACTTCTTCCACAACGGAGTGTTCATCCACGACCAGATGCTGTTCACGGACTTCGTCAGCGGTGTGGAGGACTATTTGGTGGACATGCACGAGTATCACGGGCTCGACGATGACGTGTTCGGAGATCTCGATGACTACGTCTACAGGCACTTCTTTGGAGAGGCTTACACAAAAAGCTATGGCCCGAG TGGGCCGTTTGAAAGACCCGACACAGACTCAAAGGAGGAGACACGGTCAAAGCATCAACAGCGTAAGCAGCAGAGAGCCAGATCTCGACCACACAGCGAACGCAAGTGGAGCAGGTCAGGAAGAaacgcagacagacacatggCTGATGTCAAAATAGAACTGGGTCCGATGCCATTTGATCCCAAATACTGA